A section of the Clostridium sp. TW13 genome encodes:
- a CDS encoding chemotaxis protein CheA has protein sequence MDTSQYLSMFLEESMENLQTLNESLLELEQNPEDIDRLNEIFRVAHTIKGMAATMGFGDIAELTHKMEDVLSEFREGQLKVTQDVVTVLFDCLDTLEKMVNNISEEVDEKVDITNIMKSLEKIAEGNSNEKVEDTSSEQHEIVATSVGEEEFLLQLNEYDKDVISEAINKEFNAFECKIVLSQQTLLKSARAFLIFQDIEEHGEIIKSSPSAEDIENENFDFTMELVVLTKLTSDSMKELILNISEVDKVFVKQIETNNVINSQASKNKVQAKEIEPAVGGNQAKPVATKAATKENKPNTQNKEHKKVHQSVRVDLERIDKLMNMVSELVIHRTRLEQISSSYRSPELNETLEQVARITSDLQDIVMKIRMLPLDVVFNRFPRMIRDLSVELDKEMEFIIEGQDTELDRTVIDEIGEPLIHLLRNAADHGVESREKRIASGKNPKGTIKLVAYQEGTKAVIKVQDDGAGINVEKVKAKAERVGINTDGMSDFDIKNLIFSQGFSTNEVVTDISGRGVGMDVVKTKISALGGTVDVISEEGKGSSFIIKLPLTLQIIQALLVKVGEETLAISLGFIDRVIDYKEDKIKKTNGKEVIIYRDTVIPLVRLGQKLDINTNHNGKNFVIIVKVGEKVVGLLVDSLLGQQEIVIKPLGKTLEQSKEYIGATILGDGLVTLILDVAALI, from the coding sequence ATGGATACATCTCAATACCTATCAATGTTCTTAGAAGAATCAATGGAAAACTTACAAACGCTTAATGAGTCATTATTGGAGTTGGAACAAAATCCGGAAGATATAGACAGACTAAATGAAATATTTAGGGTGGCACATACAATAAAAGGAATGGCTGCTACAATGGGATTTGGTGATATTGCTGAATTGACACATAAAATGGAGGATGTATTATCTGAATTTAGAGAAGGTCAACTTAAAGTTACACAAGATGTTGTAACAGTTTTATTTGATTGTTTGGATACTTTGGAAAAGATGGTAAATAACATTTCAGAAGAAGTTGATGAAAAAGTAGATATAACTAATATAATGAAGTCATTAGAAAAAATAGCAGAAGGAAATAGTAATGAAAAGGTAGAAGATACTTCATCAGAACAACATGAAATAGTAGCCACTTCAGTTGGTGAAGAAGAATTTTTATTACAACTTAATGAGTATGATAAAGATGTAATTAGTGAGGCTATTAATAAAGAGTTTAATGCATTTGAATGCAAGATAGTATTAAGTCAGCAAACTTTATTAAAATCAGCAAGAGCATTTCTTATATTCCAAGATATAGAAGAGCACGGAGAGATAATAAAATCTTCACCAAGTGCAGAAGATATAGAAAATGAAAATTTTGATTTTACTATGGAACTTGTGGTTTTAACAAAGTTAACTAGTGATTCAATGAAAGAATTAATATTAAATATTTCAGAAGTAGATAAAGTTTTTGTAAAACAAATCGAAACTAATAATGTTATAAACTCACAAGCATCAAAAAATAAAGTTCAAGCTAAGGAAATAGAACCTGCAGTTGGAGGCAATCAAGCTAAACCAGTTGCAACTAAAGCAGCTACAAAAGAAAATAAACCAAATACTCAAAATAAGGAACATAAAAAAGTTCATCAATCAGTAAGAGTAGACTTGGAAAGAATTGATAAACTTATGAATATGGTTTCAGAACTTGTAATTCATAGAACAAGATTAGAGCAAATAAGTTCATCTTACAGATCGCCTGAATTGAATGAAACATTAGAACAAGTGGCAAGAATAACTTCTGATTTACAAGATATAGTAATGAAGATAAGAATGCTACCATTAGATGTTGTATTTAATAGATTCCCTAGAATGATAAGAGATTTATCAGTGGAACTAGATAAGGAAATGGAATTTATTATTGAAGGTCAAGATACAGAACTTGATAGAACAGTAATTGATGAAATTGGAGAACCATTAATCCACTTATTAAGAAATGCTGCAGATCATGGAGTGGAATCAAGAGAAAAGAGAATAGCTAGTGGCAAAAATCCTAAGGGAACAATTAAGCTTGTAGCATATCAAGAAGGTACAAAGGCTGTTATTAAGGTTCAAGATGATGGTGCAGGAATAAATGTAGAAAAGGTTAAAGCTAAAGCTGAACGTGTAGGAATAAATACAGATGGTATGAGTGATTTTGATATTAAAAATCTTATTTTCTCACAAGGTTTCAGTACTAATGAAGTTGTAACAGATATCTCTGGAAGAGGAGTAGGAATGGATGTTGTTAAAACTAAGATTTCTGCGTTAGGGGGTACTGTAGATGTAATAAGTGAAGAAGGTAAAGGTTCAAGCTTTATAATAAAATTACCTTTAACACTTCAAATAATTCAAGCTTTATTGGTAAAGGTAGGAGAAGAAACTTTAGCTATATCTCTTGGATTTATTGATAGAGTAATAGATTATAAGGAAGACAAAATAAAGAAGACTAATGGAAAAGAAGTTATAATCTATAGAGATACTGTAATTCCACTTGTAAGATTAGGACAAAAACTTGATATTAATACTAATCATAATGGCAAGAATTTTGTTATAATAGTTAAGGTGGGAGAAAAAGTTGTTGGATTATTAGTAGACAGCTTATTAGGACAACAAGAAATTGTTATAAAGCCATTAGGAAAAACTTTAGAACAATCTAAAGAATATATTGGAGCTACAATCCTAGGTGATGGACTTGTAACATTAATACTTGATGTGGCAGCATTGATATAA
- a CDS encoding chemotaxis protein CheW has protein sequence MQVVVFNLGNEQFAVETSKIQTITDVMKVTRVPKAPAHIRGLINLRGSILSLLDINLLLGLDNSESNKTEAENIIILKVNDEQIGISVDQVHEVLDVEEKSIQKFNDDKNQAYIKGILNFSDRVVTVIDIDKLLTN, from the coding sequence ATGCAAGTGGTTGTATTTAATTTAGGAAATGAACAGTTTGCAGTTGAAACTTCAAAAATACAAACAATAACTGATGTTATGAAAGTTACAAGAGTACCAAAAGCTCCAGCCCATATAAGAGGATTAATTAATTTAAGAGGAAGTATTTTATCTCTTCTTGATATAAATTTACTTTTAGGTTTAGATAATAGTGAGTCAAATAAGACTGAAGCAGAAAATATTATTATTCTTAAAGTAAATGATGAGCAAATTGGTATATCTGTAGACCAAGTACATGAAGTCTTGGATGTAGAAGAAAAATCAATTCAAAAATTTAATGATGACAAAAATCAAGCATATATTAAAGGAATATTAAATTTTTCTGATAGAGTGGTTACTGTAATAGATATAGATAAACTTTTAACAAACTAA
- a CDS encoding chemotaxis protein CheW, with translation MNNNEVKLLIFSLNGEKYATDIMDVERILGYETPTELPDSPDFVKGVINYEDGILPIMSLSAKFNFGDKEIKPEAKIVVIKDNDFKIGIIVDNVYEVMDVKTDLIEKPSTIGASISQRYMSGLIRLDDKIVILLDVPKILNQEEKDQLR, from the coding sequence ATGAATAATAATGAAGTGAAATTATTAATTTTCAGCTTGAATGGCGAAAAATATGCCACAGATATTATGGATGTTGAAAGAATATTAGGTTACGAGACTCCAACAGAATTGCCAGACTCACCTGATTTTGTGAAAGGTGTAATTAATTATGAAGATGGGATTCTACCAATAATGAGTCTTTCTGCTAAGTTTAACTTTGGTGATAAGGAAATAAAACCTGAAGCTAAGATTGTTGTAATAAAAGATAATGATTTTAAAATAGGTATTATAGTTGATAATGTTTATGAAGTTATGGATGTCAAAACGGATTTGATTGAAAAACCTTCGACTATAGGAGCTAGTATATCGCAAAGATATATGAGTGGCTTGATAAGATTAGATGACAAAATAGTAATTCTGCTGGATGTACCTAAGATTTTAAATCAAGAAGAAAAAGATCAATTGAGATAG
- the fliY gene encoding flagellar motor switch phosphatase FliY: protein MSNGFLSQEEIDSLLNGGPSSNEQPVNEEKPKQDLLTDIEKDLLGEIGNISMGSASTALSQVTNQPVNITTPVVSITNFRELSKNFEVPNIVLEVKYVSGITGKNILVMKSTDAAVIASLMMGGDGKPMTTELSEIEISAVQEAMNQMIGSAATSMATMFAREVNISPPVSQTWTEDTIPESQDIGEDEELVQVSFSLTIGTLVDSSIMQLLPVQTAKKIVSIMMGEEEKEEAAVAKAAPTPAPAPQTQRAEVNNSPQPTNYDFTSKPIEEPKRQPVNVNEVSFEPLPTNQPVMRPAPDNIDLILDVPLEISVVLGRTKKSIKDILALGNGSLIELDRLADEPVEILINGKKIANGEVVVVDENFGVRVTSVISGEERIRSLR from the coding sequence ATGAGTAATGGATTTCTTTCACAGGAAGAAATAGATTCTCTATTAAATGGAGGTCCTTCATCGAATGAACAACCTGTTAATGAAGAGAAACCAAAGCAAGATTTATTAACAGATATTGAAAAAGATTTATTGGGTGAAATTGGAAACATATCAATGGGATCAGCTTCAACTGCTCTCTCTCAAGTTACGAACCAACCAGTTAATATTACTACACCTGTAGTTTCAATTACAAATTTTAGAGAGCTAAGCAAGAATTTTGAGGTTCCTAATATAGTTTTAGAAGTAAAGTATGTATCAGGAATAACTGGTAAGAATATTTTAGTAATGAAAAGCACAGATGCAGCGGTTATTGCAAGCCTTATGATGGGCGGAGATGGGAAACCAATGACTACTGAACTTAGCGAAATAGAAATTAGTGCAGTTCAGGAAGCTATGAATCAAATGATTGGATCTGCTGCAACGTCAATGGCAACTATGTTTGCTAGAGAAGTAAATATTTCACCACCAGTTTCTCAGACTTGGACTGAGGATACTATACCAGAATCACAAGATATAGGCGAAGATGAAGAATTAGTTCAAGTTTCATTTAGTTTAACAATAGGAACTTTAGTGGATTCAAGTATAATGCAGTTATTGCCAGTGCAGACAGCTAAAAAGATTGTATCAATTATGATGGGTGAGGAGGAAAAGGAAGAAGCAGCTGTTGCTAAAGCAGCTCCTACACCAGCACCTGCTCCACAAACACAGAGAGCTGAAGTTAATAATTCGCCTCAACCAACTAACTATGATTTTACATCTAAACCAATAGAAGAGCCAAAGAGACAACCAGTTAATGTGAATGAAGTTTCTTTTGAGCCATTACCTACAAATCAACCAGTTATGAGACCAGCCCCAGATAATATAGATTTAATTTTAGATGTGCCATTGGAAATATCTGTAGTTCTTGGAAGAACTAAAAAAAGTATTAAAGATATTTTAGCATTAGGAAATGGTTCATTAATAGAGTTAGATAGATTGGCAGATGAGCCAGTTGAAATATTAATTAACGGCAAAAAGATTGCTAATGGTGAAGTTGTAGTCGTTGATGAAAACTTTGGTGTTAGAGTTACTAGTGTAATTAGTGGTGAAGAAAGAATAAGATCATTAAGATAG
- the flgM gene encoding flagellar biosynthesis anti-sigma factor FlgM yields the protein MNIDKINEVSKLTKLYNSNKVNSKPNVMPAKTDKIEISSAARALNGLGNSGLDIDRNKKVESIRNQIQNGTYNCDAKLIAQSIMKAIKESTT from the coding sequence ATGAATATAGATAAAATTAATGAAGTGAGCAAGCTTACTAAATTATATAATTCTAATAAAGTTAATTCAAAACCAAATGTAATGCCAGCAAAAACAGATAAGATAGAAATATCTTCTGCAGCTAGAGCATTAAATGGTTTAGGAAACAGTGGATTGGATATAGATAGAAACAAAAAAGTTGAATCTATTAGAAATCAAATCCAAAATGGGACATATAATTGTGATGCCAAATTAATAGCTCAATCAATTATGAAAGCTATAAAGGAGAGTACAACTTAA
- a CDS encoding chemotaxis protein CheC, which yields MDYASLNSLQLDALREVTNIGAGNAATALSQLLNKKVDMTVPAVNIINFDEIFTSDAEEKIVIGILVRVLGDAPGNILFVFEQEVAENIITTLTGSRENPIDDMGISVLCEIGNIISGSYMNAIATLTNLRLMPSVPAVANDMLGAILTTTFIETAQFSENVLEIQTMLVENKDEKIGGDFYYIPMPGSLEKILNSIGVN from the coding sequence ATGGACTACGCAAGCTTAAATAGCTTACAGTTAGATGCGTTGCGGGAGGTTACTAATATTGGTGCAGGGAATGCTGCAACAGCACTGTCACAACTTTTAAATAAAAAAGTTGATATGACAGTACCTGCAGTGAATATAATTAATTTTGATGAAATTTTTACTTCAGATGCTGAAGAAAAAATAGTAATCGGAATTCTTGTTAGAGTATTAGGAGATGCACCAGGAAATATTTTATTTGTTTTTGAGCAAGAAGTGGCAGAAAACATAATAACTACATTAACTGGAAGTCGCGAAAATCCCATTGATGATATGGGGATATCTGTATTATGTGAAATAGGTAATATAATATCTGGTTCATATATGAATGCAATTGCTACCTTAACAAATTTAAGGCTTATGCCTTCTGTGCCAGCAGTGGCTAATGATATGTTAGGAGCAATATTAACAACTACGTTTATCGAAACAGCACAGTTTTCAGAAAATGTATTAGAAATTCAAACTATGCTGGTTGAAAATAAAGATGAAAAAATAGGCGGGGATTTTTATTATATTCCTATGCCTGGTTCACTTGAAAAAATACTAAATTCAATAGGTGTGAATTAA
- a CDS encoding response regulator, producing the protein MAKVLIVDDAAFMRMMIKDILEKNGFEVIGEASNGLKAVEIYKKEKPDIVTMDITMPDMDGIQAVKEIKAFDAAAKVIMCSAMGQQGMVMDAIRAGAKDFIVKPFQADRVLEAVTKVLG; encoded by the coding sequence ATGGCAAAAGTATTAATAGTAGATGACGCAGCGTTTATGAGAATGATGATAAAGGATATCTTAGAGAAGAATGGCTTTGAAGTTATTGGAGAAGCTAGTAATGGATTAAAAGCAGTAGAAATTTATAAAAAGGAAAAGCCAGATATAGTTACAATGGATATCACAATGCCAGACATGGATGGAATACAAGCAGTAAAAGAAATAAAGGCATTTGATGCAGCTGCTAAAGTTATTATGTGTAGCGCAATGGGTCAACAAGGAATGGTTATGGATGCAATAAGAGCAGGTGCAAAGGACTTTATAGTAAAGCCATTCCAAGCAGATAGAGTATTAGAAGCAGTTACAAAAGTATTAGGATAG
- the fliM gene encoding flagellar motor switch protein FliM has translation MADVLSQSEIDALLSALSAGELEAEELPKEEEKQKVKVYDFRSPQKFSKEHIRALEVIHDNFARIISNYLTAQVRKNTKINIQTVEQITYEEFIHSVPNPTIMTVFKMPPLNGTVLFEMNPTFSFNVIDILLGGNGERTHVNKEFTDIDKNIIFNVASGLVSNLKLAWEDVLDVSIEIENIETNPALNQTLAPNEPVALITFSVEMGKSSTFIHLCIPYLSIEKFLDKLVMQNWFQSNEDEENEHIRKKIRNRINNVEVDVAVQLGKTDIIVDDFLRLAAGDVLVLDNKASSPVDVFIENELCYYAKPGIMGKKMGISILDSVRKDVESDE, from the coding sequence ATGGCAGATGTATTATCGCAAAGTGAAATTGATGCTCTTTTATCTGCCCTGTCAGCTGGTGAACTAGAAGCAGAGGAACTTCCTAAGGAAGAAGAAAAGCAAAAAGTAAAGGTATATGATTTTAGAAGTCCACAGAAATTTTCTAAGGAACATATAAGAGCGTTAGAAGTAATTCATGATAACTTTGCGAGAATTATTTCTAACTATTTAACAGCCCAGGTTAGAAAAAATACTAAAATAAATATCCAAACTGTAGAGCAGATTACTTATGAAGAATTTATACATTCAGTACCAAATCCAACTATCATGACGGTATTTAAAATGCCACCATTAAATGGAACAGTATTGTTTGAAATGAACCCTACATTTTCATTTAATGTAATTGATATTTTATTAGGTGGCAATGGGGAAAGAACGCATGTAAATAAGGAATTTACAGATATAGATAAAAACATAATATTTAATGTTGCTTCTGGACTAGTATCAAATTTGAAGCTGGCATGGGAAGATGTATTAGATGTATCTATTGAAATTGAAAATATAGAAACAAATCCAGCACTTAACCAAACACTAGCTCCAAATGAGCCAGTAGCATTAATAACTTTCTCTGTAGAAATGGGAAAAAGCAGCACGTTCATACATCTTTGTATACCATATTTAAGCATTGAAAAGTTTTTGGATAAATTGGTTATGCAAAATTGGTTCCAAAGCAATGAAGATGAAGAAAACGAACATATTAGGAAAAAGATTAGAAATAGAATTAATAATGTTGAAGTAGACGTAGCCGTACAGCTTGGTAAGACTGATATTATTGTAGATGATTTTCTAAGATTAGCTGCTGGAGATGTGCTTGTTTTAGACAACAAAGCAAGTAGTCCAGTTGATGTATTTATCGAAAATGAATTATGCTACTATGCAAAGCCAGGCATTATGGGTAAAAAGATGGGAATATCGATATTAGATAGTGTAAGGAAGGATGTGGAAAGCGATGAGTAA
- a CDS encoding DUF342 domain-containing protein, which yields MDGDSEDIQVKNEGAYVKDGKLMFSTDGSNDSKFTVKLNPSKHMKIIVDGCEYETACEVTCKNDVKVELVSSKAERRLDINISNDKLKVYACVEYISQHQYKLKDLPISRRLDFVEEFDKEIQPPLYTIDEVKEILKSKNVVYGLNLENIKSLCEDKNGTEYMVAEAKEIIETVQDTVKLEFEKEKIHKVADDAVNIDFREVKDIAMVKPGEKIGEIILGKQGEDGINVNNKPIKCAKYIAGAFNIGEGAAKKDNLVISTIEGMPEFKNNTFCVKKLYQVDSNVDLSTGNVNFIGSVLIKGNVSEGMTVVAGSDVNIAGNVELAKVLAKGDLHISGNVIGSTIVIGGEDVDKKQELNTLINLKEELSKLQETVYSIKEKNVAVNRYDDGELIKVLVESKFKSISTDCMSIIRFNLKEKGKFDDLVMLAREKLIGLAPVKIKHVNELDCIRTLVEEYIKEISTGIKIHSKAIFSYIQGTNVSCSGDIFIDGRGAYTSNIIANNSIYFTRKDSVLRGGRLQAEKEIKCGVIGSDGHVTTVVEIVGKGDIWAEVAYANTIFKIKGKTLTLQDDSKNIHVYLDEMNMIDIDKLSL from the coding sequence ATGGATGGGGATTCAGAAGATATACAAGTTAAAAATGAAGGTGCTTACGTTAAAGATGGGAAATTAATGTTTAGTACCGATGGATCAAATGATAGTAAATTCACCGTGAAATTAAATCCTTCAAAACATATGAAAATAATTGTCGATGGATGTGAGTATGAAACAGCTTGTGAAGTCACATGTAAGAATGATGTTAAAGTGGAATTGGTTTCGAGTAAGGCGGAAAGAAGATTAGATATCAATATTTCTAATGATAAATTAAAAGTTTATGCATGTGTTGAATATATATCTCAACATCAATACAAGCTTAAAGATTTACCTATATCAAGACGTCTAGATTTTGTTGAGGAGTTTGATAAAGAAATACAACCTCCATTATATACAATAGATGAAGTAAAAGAAATATTGAAAAGCAAAAATGTAGTATACGGCTTAAATCTAGAAAATATTAAAAGTTTGTGTGAAGATAAAAATGGCACTGAATACATGGTTGCTGAAGCAAAAGAAATAATTGAAACAGTTCAAGATACTGTGAAATTAGAGTTTGAGAAGGAAAAAATTCACAAGGTAGCTGATGATGCTGTCAATATTGATTTTAGAGAAGTAAAAGATATTGCTATGGTAAAACCAGGAGAAAAAATTGGAGAGATTATACTTGGGAAACAAGGCGAAGATGGAATTAATGTGAATAATAAGCCTATCAAATGTGCCAAGTATATAGCAGGTGCATTCAATATAGGTGAAGGTGCAGCTAAAAAAGACAATTTAGTAATTTCAACTATAGAAGGAATGCCTGAATTTAAAAATAATACATTTTGTGTTAAAAAATTATATCAAGTTGATAGCAATGTTGATTTGTCTACAGGTAATGTTAATTTTATAGGGAGTGTTCTGATAAAAGGAAATGTATCTGAAGGAATGACAGTAGTTGCAGGTAGTGACGTTAATATAGCTGGAAATGTTGAATTAGCCAAGGTTTTGGCTAAAGGTGATTTACATATTAGCGGAAATGTAATTGGAAGCACCATAGTTATTGGTGGAGAAGATGTTGATAAAAAGCAAGAACTTAATACATTGATAAACTTGAAAGAAGAACTTTCAAAATTACAAGAAACTGTCTATTCAATTAAGGAAAAGAATGTTGCAGTGAATAGATATGATGATGGAGAGTTAATAAAAGTATTGGTTGAGAGTAAATTCAAATCAATAAGTACAGACTGTATGAGTATAATCAGATTTAATTTAAAAGAAAAAGGCAAATTTGATGATTTGGTAATGTTAGCAAGGGAAAAGTTAATTGGCCTTGCACCAGTAAAAATAAAACATGTAAATGAACTTGATTGTATACGTACATTAGTTGAGGAATATATAAAGGAAATATCAACTGGTATAAAGATTCATTCTAAAGCTATTTTCTCATATATTCAAGGAACAAATGTAAGTTGTTCAGGAGATATATTTATTGATGGTAGGGGAGCCTACACATCTAATATAATAGCTAACAACTCGATTTATTTTACAAGAAAAGACAGTGTTTTACGAGGTGGAAGACTTCAGGCGGAAAAAGAGATAAAGTGTGGAGTAATTGGAAGTGACGGTCATGTGACAACCGTTGTGGAGATAGTAGGTAAAGGGGATATATGGGCAGAAGTTGCCTATGCTAATACGATATTTAAAATTAAAGGGAAGACTTTAACTTTACAAGATGATTCTAAGAATATTCATGTATATTTAGATGAGATGAATATGATAGATATAGATAAATTGAGTCTATAG
- a CDS encoding protein-glutamate methylesterase/protein-glutamine glutaminase, which produces MGKIRVVVVDDSALMRKIVSDMINAEEDMEVVAIARNGLELIEKIDLYKPEVITLDVEMPKLDGINTLKELKKLKINSKVIMLSSLTRSSSEVTLECLDLGAFDFVLKPSGSISLDISKVKEELIRKIRSSQKANAHTVNKSFNSIDKSRIYGENNSNGNVAKKETITTKKQLNNKINAVVIGASTGGPKALQTVLTAIKANLGVPVFVVQHMPIGFTKAFANRLNDYCNLRVLEADDGMEIREDTIYIAQGGSHMKVEKNRIVLSSENPIWGVRPAVDKLFISAAEIYKGNLLSVVLTGMGKDGANGTVEVKKMGGYTISQDEATSTIYGMPKATYETGMVDEVLPLDRIGTRIDELVRKSRIM; this is translated from the coding sequence TTGGGTAAAATAAGAGTAGTAGTTGTTGATGATTCGGCTTTAATGAGAAAAATAGTATCAGATATGATAAATGCAGAAGAGGATATGGAAGTCGTAGCTATTGCTAGAAATGGTCTAGAGTTGATTGAAAAAATAGATTTATATAAACCAGAAGTGATAACTCTTGATGTGGAAATGCCAAAATTAGATGGAATCAATACTTTAAAAGAATTAAAGAAGTTAAAAATTAATTCAAAAGTTATTATGTTAAGTTCTTTGACAAGAAGTTCATCTGAAGTAACTTTGGAATGTCTTGATTTGGGCGCATTTGATTTTGTGTTAAAGCCTTCTGGCTCTATATCATTAGATATAAGCAAGGTAAAAGAAGAACTAATCAGAAAAATTAGAAGTAGTCAAAAAGCCAATGCACATACTGTTAATAAATCATTTAATTCTATAGATAAAAGCAGAATTTATGGTGAAAATAACAGTAATGGCAATGTAGCAAAAAAAGAAACAATTACTACAAAAAAACAATTAAATAATAAAATTAATGCAGTTGTTATTGGAGCATCTACAGGTGGGCCTAAGGCTTTACAAACAGTATTGACTGCAATAAAAGCTAATTTAGGAGTTCCAGTATTTGTGGTGCAGCATATGCCCATAGGTTTTACAAAAGCTTTTGCTAATAGATTAAATGATTATTGTAATTTAAGAGTCTTGGAAGCTGATGATGGAATGGAAATTAGGGAAGATACAATATACATAGCGCAGGGCGGAAGCCATATGAAAGTTGAAAAAAATAGAATTGTTTTGTCTTCAGAAAATCCTATATGGGGAGTGAGGCCAGCAGTTGATAAATTATTTATTTCTGCAGCAGAAATATATAAAGGAAATTTATTATCAGTAGTACTCACCGGGATGGGAAAGGATGGAGCCAATGGAACCGTTGAAGTGAAGAAAATGGGTGGATACACTATATCACAGGATGAAGCTACATCAACAATTTATGGAATGCCTAAAGCTACCTACGAAACAGGTATGGTGGATGAGGTGCTACCTCTAGATAGAATTGGAACAAGAATCGATGAGTTAGTAAGAAAAAGTAGAATAATGTAG
- a CDS encoding CheR family methyltransferase, whose product MDFKEFEKWVHKEIGINLSAYKPAQLHRRIESLMTRVGVKSLEEYTKLIKSDGEQRQKFLDFITINVTEFFRNPELFKDLESKLKNEMQAGTKPLKIWSAACSIGCEPYSIAMILRNINPNIKHNIIATDIDETILKRAKKGEYTDNEMKNVSPENLSKYFKKIDEKYYIDDVVKNMVTLKKQDLILDEYEQNFDLIVCRNVVIYFNTDVKNEIYMKFNKSLKSAGYLFVGATESIYGYKDFGLEKSSTFIYRKI is encoded by the coding sequence ATGGATTTTAAAGAATTTGAGAAATGGGTGCACAAAGAAATTGGAATTAATTTATCTGCGTATAAGCCCGCTCAATTACATAGAAGAATAGAAAGTCTTATGACTAGAGTTGGAGTGAAAAGTTTAGAGGAATATACCAAACTAATAAAAAGTGATGGTGAACAAAGACAGAAGTTTTTAGATTTTATAACCATCAATGTAACAGAATTTTTTAGAAATCCAGAATTGTTTAAGGATCTAGAAAGTAAACTTAAAAATGAAATGCAAGCAGGTACAAAACCGTTAAAAATATGGAGTGCAGCTTGTTCTATAGGGTGTGAACCTTATTCTATTGCTATGATTTTAAGAAATATCAATCCTAATATAAAGCATAATATAATAGCTACAGATATAGATGAAACAATTCTAAAGAGAGCTAAAAAAGGTGAATATACAGATAATGAAATGAAAAATGTATCACCAGAAAATTTAAGTAAATATTTTAAGAAAATAGACGAAAAATACTATATAGATGATGTAGTGAAAAATATGGTTACTTTAAAGAAGCAAGATTTAATATTAGATGAATATGAACAAAATTTTGATTTGATCGTTTGTAGAAATGTAGTAATTTATTTTAATACAGATGTGAAAAATGAGATATATATGAAGTTTAATAAATCTTTAAAAAGTGCTGGATACCTTTTTGTTGGAGCTACTGAAAGCATATATGGCTATAAAGATTTTGGTCTTGAAAAATCATCTACATTTATATATAGAAAAATTTAG
- a CDS encoding chemotaxis protein CheD, producing MIQKDVRVGIADLNVVNSPDRIMTIGLGSCVGIVMYDKVKEIGGLAHIMLSDSSQFKSVTNPLKFADLAIPILLDKLVQLGCNKKNITAKIAGGASMFAFSDKSMISDIGERNGEAVKIALKKLCIPIVSEHLGGNKGRTMILDSSNGQVTIKIVGQGIIEI from the coding sequence ATGATACAGAAAGATGTAAGAGTGGGTATAGCAGACTTAAATGTAGTAAATTCTCCAGACAGAATTATGACCATTGGATTAGGATCTTGTGTAGGAATAGTTATGTATGATAAAGTTAAAGAAATAGGTGGACTTGCTCATATTATGTTATCAGATAGTTCTCAATTCAAAAGTGTCACTAATCCGCTTAAATTTGCAGATTTAGCAATTCCTATATTGCTAGATAAGTTAGTGCAATTAGGGTGCAATAAGAAAAATATTACTGCTAAGATTGCAGGGGGAGCTTCTATGTTTGCGTTTTCGGATAAAAGCATGATTAGTGATATTGGAGAACGTAATGGTGAAGCAGTAAAAATAGCATTGAAAAAATTATGTATCCCAATTGTGTCCGAACATCTGGGAGGCAACAAAGGAAGAACAATGATCTTAGATTCTTCTAATGGGCAAGTAACTATAAAGATAGTCGGGCAAGGAATAATCGAAATATAA